agaaagaaagagaattagagagagcatacttaaattcacacaggacaccggataggacaggagaagtactccagatataacaaactgaccctagccccccgacacaaactactgcagcataaatactggaggctgagacaggagggaggtaaagaggaaCGGGTCAATGGCCtctagcctacatacagtattgatacccctttactttttcataattttgttacagccttatcctaaaattgattaaattgttgttttttcccccagcaatctacacaatacctcaatgacgaagcaaaaacgggttcagacatttttgcaaaaaatttacataagtagtcagcacctttggcagcgattacagcctcaagtttcccccattcttctttgcaaatcctctcaagctctttcaggttggatggggagcgtcactgcacagctattttcaggtctctccagagatgttagatcgagttaaagtccgggctctggctgggccactcaaggacattcagagacttgtctcgaagccactcctgcattgtcttctgtgtgcttagggtcattgtcctgttagaaggtgaccCTTAACTCAGTCTGAggttcctgagtgctctggagcagtttttcatcaatgatttctctgtactttgctccgttcatctttccttcgatcttgactagtctcccagtccctgccactgaaaaacatccccacagcatgatgctgccaccaccatgcttcaccgtagggatggtgccaggtttcctccagacatgacgcttggcactcaggccaaagagttcaatcttggcttcatcagacgagataatcttgtttctcatggtctgagtcctttaggtgccttttggcaaactccaagcgggctgtcatgtgcctttttactgaggagtggcttccgtctggccactgtaccataaaggcctgattggtggtgcttcagagatggttgtccttctggtaggttctcccatctccacagaggtactgtcaagctctgtcagagtgatcattgggtttttggttacctccctgaccaaggcctcgattgctcagtttgcctgggcggccagctctaggaagagtcttggtggttccaaacgtcttccatttttaagaatgatggaggccactgtgttcttggggaccttcaatgctgcagtaatattttggtatccttccccagatctgtgcctcagcacaatcctgtcttggatctctacagacaattccctcaacctcatggcttggtttttgctctgacatgcaactgtcagaacttatatagacagttgtgtgcttttccaaatcatgttcaatcaattgaatttgccacaggtggacttgTATTAACGCAtctcaatggaaataggatgcacctgagcttaatttcaagtctcatagcaaagggtctgaacacttatgtaaataaggtatttctgttgtgtatttttaatacatttgcaagcatttctaaaatatatttttttacttattcattatggggtgttgtgtgtagagagatgaggaaaacatttaattgaatccattttagaataaggctgtaacgtaacaaacagtggaaaaagggaaggggtctggaTGCACTGTAATAGCTCTTTTATCTATTCTTATTCTATTCCGTTTATCATCAATGATTATGTTTATCTGTTGCAGAGACTCCCTTTCACCGGCACTATCCAAGGTGGGCTGCAGGAGGGGAAGACAATCACTATTACTGGGAAACTTCACCATGGGGCAGACAGGTGGGTCACCACTCACCGATATAAACTTTGTTAACACATTTCCTCATtctttgtcttccagagattcaGGGGTTTGCGTTCTAGTCTAGATAATGCATACTACACATTTTCTGTGCAGATTTAAAACTTGTTTGGAGTACTGTTTAAAACGATCActctttttttttcaattttcacctaaaatgacatacccaaatctatctgcctgtagctcaggacctgaagcaaggatatgcatattcttgataccatttgaaaggaaacactttgaagattGTGGAAATGTgcaattaatgtaggagaatataacacataagatctggtaaaagataatacaaagaaaaaaacatgcattttctCTTTTTTgatccatcatctttgaaatgcaagagaaaggccataaatAACTTAACTTAGGAGTCTAGAATTTTaaattttggccactagatggcagcagtgtatgtgcaaagtgttagactgatccaatgaaccattgcattactgTTCAAAATGCTGTATCAAGTCTTCCCAAATGTGCTTAATTgatcaattgatacattttcaagtacataactgtgcactctcctcaaacaatagcatggtattttttcactgtaatagctactgtaaatttgacagtgcagttagatgaacaagaatttaagctttctgctcatataagacatgtctatgttctgggaaatgttcttgttacttacaacgtcatgctaatcacattagcacacgttagctcaaccgtcctgcgGGGGGACACTGATCCCATGGAGGTTAACATCTCCGGAACCacatgctctccctctctctctctcggtttctctctctcgctcaggtTCCATGTGAATTTGCAGTGTGGTTCTAGGGCAGGGGCGGACATTGCCCTTCACTTCAACCCACGATATGACAGTCACCCTGGATATGTAGTGGCCAACACCTTGCAGCAGTCcagatgggggacagaggagcGGAAGCAGCATTCCCCCTTTCAGCATGGCTCTGGCTTCAACCTTGTGATCACCGTCCAGAGGGACGGCTTCCAGGTCACCCAAACCCTCCCATACTATAGTATATAGAGTAtagagatgtaggatcttaatttaagcCAAAATAATCCCGcagcaacaagaaatgtgaattattatgtggattataattaattgggttgatacatttttcgttaggaCAAATCAAGTCATTTTTAAAagggaaatgacaaactttagaattCTTTTAAAATCTTGAATACACTAAAAGTTTGCTTTTCCTGCTGTGTAGGAACATTTTCAGAAACAAAAGAGGGATcagattaagatcctacatctgtacattccAACTACACAATAACcttttctgtctgtttgtgtgactGATTGTAAAAGATTATGCTTACAGAGCTCCCCCGTGATTTTAATGAAGTCAGTGACTCATGATCTAACATGGTGGTTCACTCTTGTTTTCTTGAAATTGTATGTTATGTTATTCTATCATTCTCTTTTTATCTATTTTACAGTGTGACTCAATTTATGCTAGTCTGTTAAGGAGTTAAATGGATTTCAATTCATGGGTTTACTTGGAATACTCACTGTCCTCAGGTCCATAATGACTCTGCTCATGGTTGTTCTCTGCCTTCAGTTGAATGCGAATGGGAAACATTTCATGACCTTTAAGCACCGTATTCCGTTTGATGCAGTGGACACCATCTCAGTCGAGGGAAAAGTGGAGGTGACCTCCATCGCCTTCCAGAACCCTGCAGTGAGTAGTACCGAACACATTTATTAGATGTACAGAGAATTTGAAGGGAAGTTCCACTGATTTTAAAGGGATTTAATATCTTTTAGCCCACCTTTCCTGCACTGCCAGGATTCCCTTCTTATCCGGGATTTCCGGCGCAACCGGGATTTCCGGCGCAACCGGGATTTCCGGCACAACCGGGATTTCCGGCGCAACCGGGATTTCCGGGATTTCCTGCGCAACCGGGATTTCCTGCGCAACCGGGATTTCCCTCTCACCCGGGATTCCCCGCGCAACCGGGATTCCCCGCGCAACCGGGATTCCCCGCGCAACCGGGATTCCCCATGCAACCGGGATGTCCAGTAAGTTAATCTGAATCATTAATTATCATTTATTGGCCAACCACTTCTTGGTTATCGGATTGATAATTTTTGGGGGGCAGATCTGTGATTTTGTTTTCCTTTCATTGTCGTTCAGTCTCTGTTGGTtttatgttcagtactactgaTATTGCCTGTGATGGGGAATTAAGATCACTAAAGTTCATATTTAGTTTAGAGTGATTTACTTCCTCATTCAGTACAGTGACTGTGTCGTTATGAGTATAACCCCTGTCATTGTCTTTAGGCAGATTTCTACAGTAAATATACAGTAACCTGTTTATAGGAAAGTGTAGTACATTAATCAACATGCTGTCAAGATCCCTCTCTCCTGTTGCTCCTCACAGGCTCCTCCTCCATATGTCCAGCCACCATTCTTTGTAAATGACCTTCTACTTACTGTATCACATCAATGTCTGGCATAATGAGTGATTTATTCAAATCTTCAATTTTCATCCAGGCTGTTCCATACAAGAACACGATCAATGGTGGACTCTACCCTGGACGCACCATCAACATCCAGGGAGTGGTTAACCCCAATGCAAATAGGTCTGATCCTGTCTTATTGTCTTTACTGTAAAGGTGAACCACAGTGAGACATTCACTTCCCCTGGAGTTATAGGCACAATTATAATATGATTTTATATCTTTTAAAGTTGTTCCCCTTAGAAAAAAAAGTACAGAAGAACTTTAGCAATTCTAGTTCCTCATTTGCGTGGTATTGAAAGTGTGTGTCAATGACCCGTTGGCTTAGAAAGAGGTAGGCTTACAAAACATCCTGGAGGGTGCAACTATAGCAGTTCTCCTGTCATGGTTTCTCACCAACACTGATCTTATCCTTTTCTCCTTGCCTATAGGTTTAATGTTAACCTACTCTGCAACTCTGAGATTGTGCTGCACTACAACCCCCGATTTGACGAGACCCTAGTGGTACGCAACAGCAGGCTGAGGGACCAATGGGGAAAGGAGGAGCGCTCTGGTGGAATGCCCTTCCACAGGGGCCAGGCCTTCACGGTAACTACCCACCATGAACATGAAGCAACTTTTATACATTCTTAGTTTCAAGGATGAATAATTATTTCTTGTTTCAACCCAAAGCATGCCACTCAAGCCCTTTCCTGATACAGAGTTCCTTGATGGTTTAGTCACTCAGACAATGGCATGATGCTCATTAGAGAGATGATCCACTTTAAAGATTccggtctgtttctctctctatatcaaaGACGGAGTACTAATAAGGCTAgttttgtattttcagctgtCTATTACCTGTGAGGCTCAGTGCTACAAGATAGTGGTCAACGGGAATCAGACGAGCACCTACAAACACCGCCACACCCTCCTCCAGCAGGTCAACGTTCTGGAGGTGGATGGAGACCTCAGTTTGACCTCCGTGATGGTTTAGGGCTGTTTAATTTTGTGGCACCTCTGACCCAAACCACCACATATCTTTTTGATCTGTTCTTGCTGCAATAAAAATTACATTCACTTTGTTTCCTTACTGCTAGCAGCGCCTGTTAGACTACCCCATTTGCACATGTATTATTAGTGAGTGCTGTGCCATTGACTTCAAGGATGAGAAATGTGTTCCTGTTTGTTATAAATCAAGGTAGAAAGCCATTAGAAATCACATTGCGATAGAATGCCAGACCTGACGTTAACTCTCATGAGACGTACCCTGAGGACAATGCCTAGTAATTCCATATGTAACCTAGTTTATCACCAGTGGTCtctagatttttatttatttttataacattaagttacagtatatacagttaaGTGTGACAATATGTTGCGTGAGACTGACTATGCCAAAACCCTAGTTCAAAGTGAACTGCAGtatgtgttcagacagcagtgatttgctgacatggctacgcTAGTTGTCATTAACAATGGGTGTGTGCGCCGTGGTGTCAGCTGATTGGTGATGCTCATGCTTCCTATCATtcagaagttatgtagcaagGTAAGATGACAACAATGAATGCCATGGTcgtttcccagttgctttgaatgttcaaaatcatagtgtaagaacaCTTTTAAAGCCTCAGAGGATAAGATTATCCAGCTTTCAAAACAAGTCCTTTTTGGCAAGCCACATCAGTCAAGCTAACTAGGTAGCGGTTTTGCTTTCTACCACATTCACTAATTTGTAAACAATTAAGAACTAGTTTGACgtgttcttgtcaaactgtcaacgGAGTAGCTAGAGATCGGGATCCTGGGATCGGAGGGGCTCCGTGTCTGCAGaaaaaggggtccaggccaattggcaaaatatgtattgtagcccaaggagtggctggcCGGGAGATGGACCTAGCACGAGGCTAGTTCCAGGctcactggtgcttgcttcgggacagggACGTTATCCAGGGGGTAGCCACTCatatagtagctagctagctgcgatgatccaggtgaaaatgtTCAGAGCTTGCAGTAGGAAACCAGAGATGTGGAGAAAAAgcagtccggtatgctctgggttgaatcgCGCTGTGCAGGCTGCAAGGAGTTTaccaggctaaggttagctgatgaccgctagcagtggataactgactagtagctagttagctggctagcttcttttgggggttccggttctaaagcatagaaaatagcagatccaagtatccattctaccatcagacattcttcaaaggacaacccGGCCTCCCATCTACGACCAACCaatcgaagcgcagctcagagtaaatatttattgcattctcctttttcaaatgggcggttatttagaatgcataagatactgtatttacgatagcaaagCTGCCTACGGACCGATAGACACAAAACCTTTTTtgctcctcagtcttcccgctctttcactcaaacccccccttttttttgtgtaaccagccactATATCGGCTCCGTTCACCAGGTCCATcaatgtatgattcattctgtgtatatgtaattctgtgcgattagttaggtatttagtaaataaataattaaagcaAATGTtatgctgattcaacttgttaaccAGGATTTGTGAAgacaaccaagaatttacaactttcagatgagacaaAATAAGGTGAGGATTAAATATTGGCTGCTACTGACGTAAAAGATGATCAGgcctttaagagtttattcggaagataacagctctataaacattatttcgtggtgccccaactttctagttaattatttacctgattagctgttactgtaatttaattatgccaatgtgttttcattaattgaaaacccttaatctattttatgagaatttgtaagattcttgctTGCATAAAATAGATGGAGACCAGTcttttcaataataggtaacagaatttattctcggagtgcGCTGCCACTtaaccacgagcaacagtttatatacagatcatgacgtAATTTCATTGttttaacagaatcccctccaGGACATAGTGAGGTGAAAAGTtaattctaacttactaacacactcccaggtaacttttgacccctcaacattatcgatcaccacagAGCtaacagttctaattaacagaaaacttaggaatgcactcactgtcttatctaaaaaccccagtGCTCAGTTCCGTAGGTtcaaccataggctaacgaccttatgtgtttacacagtccaCAACCCATTCGTTTCTTcatagttggaatggtgttcattaactttaattactccttgtccgtgtctcacaatcccttcttatgaactcatattgttaatcagatatagtaaaacagagtataagttttacttcgttacagttccatttaaaatgattggTTTAGTCATTTAATCATAACTTTCCCAAcattagcttaatcaggtaatattaattacagagaaattatttcatagaatagcatgtcatatcacttaatccggcatagccaaagacacgacaacagcaatgggtgtgatgtgagggtaggactccgcCACTTTAGACCAAAcagccttcatgttcacagcattctctatcaccagtgcaaataccttctgtggtccaaggtcattgatgactgccttcagatcatctgcaatgtagagaccggtgtgtctgttgtcacttgtgtctgtgctcttgtagaatactggttgaggggtggagattatgtagttaattattccttgcccacgaacattcgaccacccatcagagatgattgcaatacagtctgctttctctatgattttcttgaccttcacttgacctctgttgaactctgcatccagcaaatgagtagataaagcatgtctggttggaggggtgtatgctgggtgaagaacattcagaaatctcttccaatacacattgcctgtgagcatcagaggtgaaccagttgcatacacagttcaagcaagacattcatcagcatttctctgactacgttcctccattgagtcaaaaaaacttctgattccaggaggaccatgagctgttgctatcgacaAGGTGTGTGATTCATAATTCTCaactcgaatagaagtagaggaacttttgtcagaggttgcttgttgtgtgcgctgagggaactttatgcacttggccagatgattctgcatcatTGTtacattcttcacatatgatttgccAAGTATTTATAAATGTACACAGCTTCTCCTTCTACATTAGCTACAGTGGAAtttctccacacatcagatagtgcccgtggcattttcctgtaaagattagacatttttttgtaaagaaacccaaatacaattccatgtacagataaatagttaagcagttagattaaacaagtCCTTTGTAAgataatgttttaaaatgaaacatgtatggaaacaggtgaattaacacaataaattagaaattatttaacttcttatggctgcagggatagtattgagtagcttggatgaaaggtgcccagaggtgcccagagtaaacggcctgctcctcagtctcagttgctaatatatgcatattattattagtattggatagaaaacactatgaagtttctaaaactatttgaatgatgtctgtgagtataacagaactcatatggcaggcaaaaacctgagaagaaatctaaacaggaagtgagaaatctgaggttggtcgattttcaacccaggccctattgaattcacagtgggatatgaatgaagttgcacttcttagggcttccactagatgtcaaccgtctttagaaacttgaatgaggcttctactgtgctgtgggactgaataagagctgaatgagtcaggttactggcagagagccatttcctgtTCACGTGCATTCCACATGATATCaacctgcgttccattgcttctctagacacaaaggaattctctggttggaacgttATTAAAGATTTacgataaaaacatcctaatgattgattctatactAGTAATGCTTGCTAGTATAGAATCAGCAAACTGGATATGTGTACCTAAtgccctaacaaaagtagctacttggacataaataacagacattatcgaacaaatcaagcatttattatggcgctaggattcctgggagtgcattctgatgaagatcatcaaaggtaatatttataatgtgatttctggtttctgttgactccaacatggcggctaattttattatttttctgagcgccgtctcagattattgcatggttcgctttttccgtaaagtttaaaaaagatctgacacagcggtttcattaaggagaggtatatctataattccatgtgtataacttgtattgtcatctacatttatgatgagtatttctgttgaatcgatgtggctatgcaaaatcactggatgtttttgtaactagtgaacgtaacgcgccaatgtaaactctgatttttttatataaatatgaactttatgaaacaaaacatacatgtattgtgtaacatgaagtcctatgagtgtcatctgatgaagatcatcaaaggttagtgattaatttgatctctatttgtgctttttgtgactcctctcttttggctggaaaaatggctgtgtttttctgtggtttggtggtgacctaacataatcgtttgtggtgctttcgctgtaaagcctatttgaaatcggacactgtggcgggattaacaacaagattacctttaaaacggtataagattcATGTATGTTTGTGatattttaattatgagatttctgttgttttgaatttggcgccctgcactttgttgtcatatcatcccgttaatgggattgcagccctaagaagtttttaaacACTTTGCTGtgggctactatttactagttaacaaaaaatcatgtatgtcatatatATTCAcaccacccagtattgtaataatttcttaccagaaagcatgtagtccttggctcagacagtgtagtagtgtggactCAGTAGCAtgtcattagtgtgcaagatcttgggaatcagctgtacatgtgatggaagagtgcactgaaCATGTGTTGGAAGAGTGCACTGAACATGTGTtggaagagtgcactgtgcatgcagagggttgcaatttcattgaattggggatagtttaaccaaaatatgccacaatacCTAGAATTCCCTTATGTATATCTCACCAaaattcccgggcttaacttcccaAAGAAAAAATCCAGGAAAATTCTGGAAATTTACCGGAAAGTTTCCAACCCTATGTCTGTCCATcactttttaacattttttttaccccctttttcatggtatccaattgctacaactcccgtatgggctcgcgagagacgaaggtcgagagccatgcgtcctccgaaacacaatccaaccaagccacactgcttcttaacacaacgcacatccaacccggaagccagccacaccaatgtgtcggaggaaacactgtgcacagcgcccggcccgccacaggagtcgctagtgcgtgatgagacaaggatatcactagatccaagatggcgtagcagtgaagacgtgtttgtttgtcctctcgtgtacttttgtatttttcgtgtttttttgtatatatatttcaatttcttttcaatctcttttcgatttttttattcgattataccttccggtaacctgcctcacccaatgtgatacggaatcgctattattttcaaTTTTATAACACATTCAAGAActtccagaagctaaccagctaattagatacaagctatttagtcatttttagccactgctagcggcttttatcTTCTGCAAagataccagccctgtttttagcctggataatactcgctagtctaccagtatcggactgtctctccacaacaacgccggattcctgccgtaattcctggaccactacttctgatcagctagcagctagcagctagctagctcacagctgttcacccgaaccccactcatacacggctagagcccaatactccaccggatccttgctgtaaactctggaccttggcaccggatcaccgctgctaccgattggctagtggctaacgccactgccacgaagctagcaccagttagccgtgagccaggcgcatctcccggctagcaaactaaattctacaatacctctttcgccatctggcttggattctctgtcgacacggcGCCCCGACGCACCACCATGtctggtctgccgacgaatactccatccgctgtgccttcaaccggcctctgtcggagcagacgctcctactagccccgggctactaactttaaacgccgtGTCGCTATGTAGTGGCGGcatccctgttccatctactgctgccccctggacactatgatcacttggctacatagctgatgcctgctggactgtccattaatcacggtactccattatgtttaacttaccctagtaaaactgactctcctaccgatcctcgacttcggcgatgtcatctacaaaatagcttccaatactctactcagcaaactggatgcagtttatcacagtgccattcgttttgttACTAAACcactttataccacccaccactgtgacctgtatgctctagtcggctcgCCCTCACTacatttgtcgc
Above is a window of Oncorhynchus kisutch isolate 150728-3 linkage group LG18, Okis_V2, whole genome shotgun sequence DNA encoding:
- the LOC109909226 gene encoding galectin-9B, which encodes MAFYNQEPFHNPRLPFTGTIQGGLQEGKTITITGKLHHGADRFHVNLQCGSRAGADIALHFNPRYDSHPGYVVANTLQQSRWGTEERKQHSPFQHGSGFNLVITVQRDGFQLNANGKHFMTFKHRIPFDAVDTISVEGKVEVTSIAFQNPAPTFPALPGFPSYPGFPAQPGFPAQPGFPAQPGFPAQPGFPGFPAQPGFPAQPGFPSHPGFPAQPGFPAQPGFPAQPGFPMQPGCPAVPYKNTINGGLYPGRTINIQGVVNPNANRFNVNLLCNSEIVLHYNPRFDETLVVRNSRLRDQWGKEERSGGMPFHRGQAFTLSITCEAQCYKIVVNGNQTSTYKHRHTLLQQVNVLEVDGDLSLTSVMV